The genomic segment TGTAGTTTTCAAATGTTCTTATTCCTCTTTCGCACAGAATTACATTTTCATTACCACCAGCCATAATATATTCAGCTGACATTAACCATTCCTCTATAGTTGCTGATAAACCTCTTTTTAATAATATCGGCTTGTTAGTTTTGCCAAGTTCCTTTAGTAAATCAAAGTTTTGCATATTTCTAGCGCCAACTTGAATTACATCTACATTTTCAACAAACGTTTCTATATCATAAGGAGACATAAGCTCTGTAACTATTGGCAATCCTGTATTTGCTCTTGCTTTCTTTAAAAGTTCTAACCCTTCATATTTCATTCCCTGGAACGCATATGGTGAAGTTCTTGGCTTAAATGCTCCGCCTCTTAAGAAATTTGCCCCAATTTCCTTAACTTCTTTTGCTATTTCAATGATTTGTTCTTCGCTTTCAACAGAACATGGACCTGCAATCATTGCTATTTTCTTTCCACCAATTTTAACTCCATTAATATCTACTATTGTATCTTCTGGATGAAACATTCTATTTGCTTTTTTGAAAGGTTCTTGAACTTTCATAACTCTTTCAACTATTCCATTAGCTGCAACAACCGAAGGATCTATTGCACTTGTATCCCCAACTAATCCCAAGATACTAACATCTGATCCAACAACTAGGCTCACTGAAACTCCCTTTGCTTCTAGTTGTTTTGTCAATCTTTCTATTTCTTCCTGCTTTGCTTTTTGCTTTAATATTACTACCATTGTATATTGCCCCCTTGCATGTATTTGATTATTGCGAAAAAAAAATGGAACTCATGTATAATGAGTTCCATAAAATATCAATACTGATATATATTACAAACTTATATAAAATATAAAAAACTCATTAAAAAGGTATTTTTCAGTTTTTTGCAAAATAAATAGCCAGCGCTAAAATAAAAGCCCCAGAATGTAAAATAAAAAAAGCTATAAAATTTTTGCATAACTGATTTTACAATATCCTTTTCCATGATTTTCTCCATTTCTAAATTTAATAATTATTTTCACGAATATTAATTACAATATTTACATTTAAATTTAATCTTTTTATCATTATAACAAACTATATCTAATTGTCAATACAAATTAACGCTTTTCAAACAAATATTGCATTTTGCAATCAAATAATTAAATATATTGTATTTCTATTAATATTAAATCAATAATTAATATATATTTTTTTCACTTTATCATTTCAGCTTTATAGTATTTATTCTAAAAATCTAGTTATAAAACTCCTATATAAATATATTAATTGGTTAAATTCTTATAAAAAAACACCTAAATACTAGGTGCTTTTTTAGTTAAACGCTAACTATAATTGCTTAATTGATTGTTTGCTCTTAGGAAGAATCTTAATAGAAACTAGCAAAGAAATTACCATAATTGAGAAACCAACCAGATACATTGCAGTATATCCAAAATTTCTTTGGATTGTACTAAACATATGTGGGTATACAAAGTTAGCTCCTGCTGATCCCAGCACGCTAACAAATGAATATGTACCAGCAACTAGTTCGTCATCAACTACTTCTCTTATATATTTAAATAAAAATGTTAAATAACAACCATACATTAGGCCATGTAATTGATCCCCTAAGACAACTAAAGGCATAGAACCTGTTGAAAATAAAAGTATTCTAGTAGCTCCTATAAGAAATGCTATTATTAAATATTTCTTAGGTTTTTTATCCTTTAGGTACTTTCCTACAAGCATGAATGATATAAATTCAACACATACTCTTGAAAATATAGATTTGCTATATATAGAATTAGCCAAATCAGCATTTCCCGTTATTTCAATTAAATATGTTGAATATGCAAATTCTATTGCGGTGTAAGTTCCTATGATTAGAATATTAATTACTCCGAGAATTACTGAATTTTTATTTTTAAATACAGCAATTAATTTCCCTCTATTGGGATTTCCATCTGCTTCAATATTCTTAAACTTCATAGCTATTAATAATATAACTATACATGACATTATGATTCCTATTATATGCATAGTTTTAAATCCATATTTTAAAATTATAGTTCCACTTAATAAAACTACGCACCCAAATCCTATGGATCCCCATTTTCTTATTTCTGAATACTCTACATTTTTTCTAACTGCTATTTCTTCAACATATACTTCATATACATTTCCAATTGTTTGTACTATAATTCCATAAAGAACTGCATAAAAATATATAATAGTCTTGTTAACAGACATTAAAAATACTATCATTCCAATAAGTGCGCATAAATGTATGATAATAAATCTTTTTTTGTTTTTTCTCATCGAAAATTTACTTACTAAAAATTGCTGTGAAAGAATTGCAAATAATGCTCCTATAGATACTACAGTTCCAACTTGACTTAATGATAATCCAACTACTTGATTCAAATATGGTACATAAAAAGTAGTCACTATACTCGTTACTCCATAATTTATATAAGTAGTCAAGGAATAATAAAACTTTTCTTTGCTTTTCATATAATGCTCCAATCCTAATGAATTAAATATTTCTCCTATTCACTTCTATTATTAAATTTATATATTAAATTATACTCAGTTAAGAAAAAGTTTCCATAACATTAGCAATTTTGTAAAAATAATTATTTAAGTTCCATAAAAAGTATTTTTAACACTCGTTTATTTAATAGATATTAAGTAAAATACTTAGGCATATAAAACCACTCTTCTATTTCTTTAAGTAAAAGAGTGGTTTTATCATAATTTTAAATTTCCTATTCTATAATATAGGAGATACCAATCTAATTAAGGACTCTTTAATTTTGAGAGACAAACTCCTACTATCGTATATTTCCCTAGTTATCTCTTCTGAGCACTCCATGTCCTTCATAAACTGCTTTTCTCCATCCTTTGCAATTCTATCGTCATAAATAAATGCATTAACTTCAAAGTTAAGCTTAAAGCTTCTAATGTCTAAATTAGCTGTTCCTATGCTCATTACTAACCCATCAGCTACTATTGTTTTTGCATGAATAAAACCATTTTGATAACTATATATTTTAACACCTGCTTCTAATAATTCTCCCACATAAGAACTTGCTGCCCATTGCATGAAGAAATGATCTGGTTTTCCCGGTATTATAATCCGTACATCTACCCCTGATAATGCAGATATTTTTAATGATTCCAATATTGGTGAATCAAGAACTAGATACGGAGTTTCCAAATACAAATTATTCTTAGCATTATTAATTAATTTTAAATAAGCATTTCTAATATATTCTTCCTTGTGATCCGGGCCACTAGTTACAATCTGTATTCCCACATCTCCTAAGTCTTTCTTGAATTCTTTTGCATATTTATTATAATCAATTATTTTTTCACCAGATGCATGACACCAATCCAATAAAAATCTTTCATTTAATGCATTAACTGCCTCTCCCTCTATTCTTACATGAGTATCTCTCCAAAAGCCAACTTCAGGATCTTCATTTATATATTCTTTTCCAACATTAAACCCTCCAACATAGCCGTACTGACCATCAATAACAACTATTTTTCTGTGATTTCTATAATTTATACGAGTATTTATATGTGGTAAAATTCCTGGAAAAAACAGTGAAAACTTCCCACCTGCATTCAAGTATTCCCTAAGAACTTTTTTACTCAACTTGCGTGATCCCATACTATCTAATAATAATCTAACTTCTAATCCGCTTTTAACTTTCTTAGTTAGTTCATCAAGTATCTGTTTTCCAATAGTGTCTCCTCTAAATATATAATATTCAACATGAATAAACTTTTTAGCATTTTTTATGTCTTCAATTAACTGACTAAATTTTTCTTTTCCATTTACATATACATCAATTTTATTATTAGTAGTGTATTTTACGCCAGAATTATTAAAATTTAGCCTCCTTAAATCAGCAAATTTTTCTCCTCCATCATGACTGTGTTTATTGGATTTATATGTATCTTTTAAGTTTTTTCTCTTCTTTTCATCAAATTTTATTTTTTCCTTAAAAATCTTTTGTCTGCTTAGATTTTGACCAAACATGATGTAAATCACAAATCCAAGGCCAGGTAAAATCATTAATATTAAGATCCATGCCCATGTTGTTGTTGGATCTTTTCTTTCTATAAACACTAATGATAAAGAAAAAAGTATATTCAAAACTAAAGTTATAACTGTTAAGCCTAAAAGTATGTTCATTGATTCACATCCCTATATTAAACTCTTCCCTATTCTAATATTGTATCATAATAACTTATTCTAAAAAAAATATTATTTGCTTTTTTAGATGTAATATTACTCATAACTAAAAATTAATTTCATTTTTAATAAGAAAACTACTACTAATATTATTTCAAATATTGCATAAACAATAAGTAGTAATAAGTTTTTACTATTAAACACATATATATAAGTCAACTTCTTGACTTTTTTTGATTTCTTAATATATAATATTATTAAAATTTTATATTGTGCGATGAATAGGAGTACTAGTAATAATTATATCTTAAAGAGAGCTGTTGTTTGGTGTAAAATAGCGTTATATTATTATGAACTTGCCTAGGAGCTTACTTGTTAAAAGCAAGTACGGTAAACCCGTTAAAATAATAAGTGAGAAGGATAAATTTGTTTTTTATCTCTTCTAATTAAGAGTGGTACCACGGAAATTATGCTTTCGTCTCTTTGTTTTAGAGATGAGAGCTTTTTTAATTTATCCATTATTAATGTATAATTTTAATATTTTAATTAAAACTTTGTTTTAATAACATATTTTTCAATTATTATAAGTGTTTTTCTTTTATATGCATTATATTGTGCATTTTACATTAAAATTATAGGAGGCTATATCATGGCAAATTACGGAACAAAAATTGATGAAAAGTGGCAAAAATTTTGGGAGGAGAATGAGGTTTATAAATTTAATCCTGAAAATTTAGATAAAAAACTCTATACATTAGAAATGTTTTCTTATCCATCAGGTGCTCAATTGCATGCTGGTCACTGGTTTAACTATGGTCCAACAGATTCATGGGCAAGACTTAAGAGAATGCAAGGATATAATGTATTCCAACCAATGGGATTTGATGCCTTTGGATTACCTGCTGAAAATTATGCTATAAAAACAGGAATTCATCCTCAAGATTCTACTTTAAAAAATATTGAGACAATGGAAAAACAATTGAAATCTATGGGTGCTATGTTTAACTGGGAAAACGAAGTTGTTACTTGTCTTCCTGATTATTATAAATGGACTCAATGGCTATTCTTGAAACTTTACGAGAAAGGTCTAGCTTACAGAAAAAAAGCACCTGTAAATTGGTGTCCATCATGCAATA from the Clostridium beijerinckii genome contains:
- the aroF gene encoding 3-deoxy-7-phosphoheptulonate synthase translates to MVVILKQKAKQEEIERLTKQLEAKGVSVSLVVGSDVSILGLVGDTSAIDPSVVAANGIVERVMKVQEPFKKANRMFHPEDTIVDINGVKIGGKKIAMIAGPCSVESEEQIIEIAKEVKEIGANFLRGGAFKPRTSPYAFQGMKYEGLELLKKARANTGLPIVTELMSPYDIETFVENVDVIQVGARNMQNFDLLKELGKTNKPILLKRGLSATIEEWLMSAEYIMAGGNENVILCERGIRTFENYTRNTLDLSAVPAVKKLSHLPIVIDPSHSAGKYWMVEPLAKAAVAVGADGLIIEVHNDPENALCDGPQSIKPSKFAKLMEELKVIAAAVGREI
- a CDS encoding MFS transporter, which translates into the protein MKSKEKFYYSLTTYINYGVTSIVTTFYVPYLNQVVGLSLSQVGTVVSIGALFAILSQQFLVSKFSMRKNKKRFIIIHLCALIGMIVFLMSVNKTIIYFYAVLYGIIVQTIGNVYEVYVEEIAVRKNVEYSEIRKWGSIGFGCVVLLSGTIILKYGFKTMHIIGIIMSCIVILLIAMKFKNIEADGNPNRGKLIAVFKNKNSVILGVINILIIGTYTAIEFAYSTYLIEITGNADLANSIYSKSIFSRVCVEFISFMLVGKYLKDKKPKKYLIIAFLIGATRILLFSTGSMPLVVLGDQLHGLMYGCYLTFLFKYIREVVDDELVAGTYSFVSVLGSAGANFVYPHMFSTIQRNFGYTAMYLVGFSIMVISLLVSIKILPKSKQSIKQL
- the cls gene encoding cardiolipin synthase, which codes for MNILLGLTVITLVLNILFSLSLVFIERKDPTTTWAWILILMILPGLGFVIYIMFGQNLSRQKIFKEKIKFDEKKRKNLKDTYKSNKHSHDGGEKFADLRRLNFNNSGVKYTTNNKIDVYVNGKEKFSQLIEDIKNAKKFIHVEYYIFRGDTIGKQILDELTKKVKSGLEVRLLLDSMGSRKLSKKVLREYLNAGGKFSLFFPGILPHINTRINYRNHRKIVVIDGQYGYVGGFNVGKEYINEDPEVGFWRDTHVRIEGEAVNALNERFLLDWCHASGEKIIDYNKYAKEFKKDLGDVGIQIVTSGPDHKEEYIRNAYLKLINNAKNNLYLETPYLVLDSPILESLKISALSGVDVRIIIPGKPDHFFMQWAASSYVGELLEAGVKIYSYQNGFIHAKTIVADGLVMSIGTANLDIRSFKLNFEVNAFIYDDRIAKDGEKQFMKDMECSEEITREIYDSRSLSLKIKESLIRLVSPIL